A window of Planctomycetaceae bacterium contains these coding sequences:
- a CDS encoding SLBB domain-containing protein — translation MNYRRTGGNAKDSQAPFFITVALLCILTGCRSDNHFFAESLPMSLRLAAQSNPQEADLSGLASANGSSEVLGPGDVLDVSIAAGLTEKDQVKLSSRIADDGNASLPEIGTIQLAGYPPQAAESLIRMEAIKKNLYKNPSVTVTVSHARKNRIRVLGAVKQPGIYELPPSASDVVSAIAEAGGLAENAGENVEVRNPVSASYDRPAIAGDPQNPYSPVSSSSAETPVASTRSMNSYRINLISASKDGGGDYLVSDGGVIMVEKRDPDPVSVIGLVKNPGKYDFPVGKDIHVLDAIALAGGISNQLANKVYVIRPVANGANPAVIELTIYKAKRSGDSNIRLGPGDVVSVEQTPGTVFMEALQIIRFGVSGSVGTLF, via the coding sequence ATGAACTACAGACGCACAGGCGGCAACGCGAAGGATTCGCAGGCTCCGTTTTTCATAACGGTCGCCCTGTTGTGCATCCTCACAGGCTGTCGGTCGGACAATCATTTCTTCGCCGAATCGCTCCCGATGTCGCTGCGACTTGCTGCGCAGTCGAATCCGCAGGAGGCCGATCTGTCGGGGCTCGCCAGCGCGAATGGAAGCAGCGAAGTCCTGGGCCCGGGCGATGTGCTGGATGTTTCCATTGCAGCGGGGCTCACAGAAAAAGATCAGGTCAAACTGTCGTCCCGGATCGCGGATGACGGAAACGCATCCCTTCCGGAGATCGGCACCATTCAGCTGGCTGGTTACCCACCGCAGGCAGCCGAATCTCTGATTCGAATGGAAGCCATCAAGAAGAACCTCTACAAGAATCCTTCTGTAACGGTCACCGTTTCGCATGCCCGAAAGAATCGCATTCGCGTTCTGGGGGCGGTGAAGCAGCCAGGGATTTACGAACTTCCCCCCTCGGCGAGCGATGTTGTTTCGGCGATCGCAGAGGCTGGTGGCCTGGCAGAAAACGCAGGCGAGAATGTGGAGGTTCGAAACCCTGTGTCCGCAAGTTACGATCGTCCGGCCATTGCCGGGGATCCTCAAAATCCCTATTCGCCAGTCAGCTCGTCCAGCGCAGAAACACCGGTCGCCTCAACTCGTTCGATGAATTCCTATCGCATCAACCTGATTTCTGCTTCGAAAGACGGAGGTGGCGATTATCTCGTGAGCGACGGCGGCGTCATCATGGTCGAGAAGCGGGACCCGGATCCGGTTTCAGTGATTGGCCTCGTGAAAAATCCCGGCAAGTATGACTTCCCGGTTGGAAAAGATATTCACGTCCTGGACGCCATCGCGCTGGCCGGAGGCATTTCAAACCAGTTAGCCAACAAAGTGTATGTGATTCGTCCGGTAGCCAATGGAGCGAACCCGGCAGTCATTGAACTGACAATTTACAAGGCGAAGCGAAGCGGTGATTCGAATATTCGACTTGGTCCGGGCGACGTTGTTTCTGTAGAGCAAACGCCCGGCACAGTGTTCATGGAAGCACTGCAGATCATTCGATTTGGCGTCAGCGGAAGTGTCGGGACTCTGTTCTGA
- a CDS encoding sugar phosphate isomerase/epimerase: MSAFRYSLNSSTIKTTPILQKIAVAAEAGFEGIELWHDDIDLFLAEGGTLQQLRQSLQTSGLKVPTTIHLKQWFQSEGDEYAQAIQDAHRKFEQAAAVGAEFTVAGPPHGHADRALGAERYHHLLEIGRKYGVRPAFEYLGFVEDIKTIDDAIQIIEGANHPAACIVLDPFHCFVGGGTMESISKLRPTQIAVSHFNDAPAEPEPSTQRDPDRVMPGDGAVDLRRYCDLLRTVGYQGFLSLELFRPDLWEKNPLEVAVEGLQKMKAVAEAAS, encoded by the coding sequence ATGTCTGCATTTCGCTACAGCCTGAATTCAAGCACGATCAAAACGACGCCCATCCTGCAGAAAATTGCAGTGGCCGCAGAAGCTGGCTTCGAAGGGATTGAATTGTGGCACGATGATATCGACCTGTTCCTTGCCGAAGGTGGAACGCTTCAGCAACTGCGTCAGTCACTGCAGACCAGCGGACTGAAAGTTCCCACCACCATTCATTTGAAACAATGGTTCCAGTCGGAAGGTGACGAGTACGCTCAGGCAATTCAGGACGCCCACAGGAAATTTGAACAGGCTGCCGCGGTTGGCGCCGAGTTCACAGTGGCCGGACCACCTCACGGCCATGCTGACCGTGCTCTGGGAGCAGAACGTTACCATCACCTGCTTGAAATCGGTCGAAAATATGGTGTCCGCCCCGCATTCGAATACCTCGGTTTTGTTGAAGACATCAAAACAATCGACGATGCGATCCAGATCATTGAGGGCGCCAATCATCCGGCTGCCTGCATCGTTCTCGACCCGTTTCACTGCTTTGTCGGTGGCGGGACGATGGAATCCATCAGCAAATTAAGACCGACGCAGATTGCGGTTTCTCATTTCAATGACGCACCGGCCGAGCCCGAACCGTCAACTCAGCGGGATCCGGACCGTGTCATGCCTGGCGACGGAGCAGTTGACTTGCGGCGCTACTGTGACCTGCTGCGGACAGTTGGATATCAGGGATTTCTCTCGCTGGAATTGTTTCGCCCGGACCTTTGGGAAAAGAATCCCCTGGAAGTCGCCGTGGAAGGGCTGCAAAAAATGAAGGCTGTCGCCGAAGCCGCATCCTGA
- a CDS encoding PspA/IM30 family protein, with amino-acid sequence MPHFSRLTDIVTCNLTEILNSSDDPATTLREVIAEMEEGLAACRRTVRVSEANHQRLREEVNQHQRQIDEWLDIARRNLSDGDEIKARNALTRKVELEGLIAGILPEMEAADSLQKNMLRIQKALEARQSDATRRLAELTGNNVQIPLESETAVHAASAAAQLKQSAIDAEIEALRREMKG; translated from the coding sequence ATGCCTCACTTCAGCCGCCTGACCGATATCGTAACCTGTAATCTGACCGAGATACTGAATTCATCCGACGATCCTGCCACCACTCTGCGAGAAGTCATCGCGGAAATGGAGGAAGGACTCGCGGCTTGCCGGCGTACTGTGCGAGTCTCCGAAGCCAATCACCAGCGTCTGCGTGAAGAGGTCAATCAGCACCAAAGACAAATCGACGAATGGTTGGATATCGCTCGCCGGAATCTGTCCGACGGGGACGAAATCAAGGCACGCAACGCCCTGACCCGCAAAGTCGAACTCGAAGGGCTGATTGCCGGGATTCTGCCCGAAATGGAAGCTGCCGACAGCCTGCAGAAAAACATGCTTCGCATTCAAAAAGCTCTGGAAGCCCGACAATCAGATGCCACTCGTCGACTAGCAGAACTCACTGGAAACAACGTACAAATTCCACTGGAATCGGAAACAGCGGTGCACGCAGCGTCCGCAGCGGCCCAGTTAAAACAATCAGCGATAGACGCAGAAATCGAAGCACTGCGTCGTGAAATGAAAGGTTAA
- a CDS encoding sigma-70 family RNA polymerase sigma factor has protein sequence MSLTPAATSQYNEDDLRMIRLQEGDPGAFDEIVAVWSRPLFGFFRRSSRDEQLCEDLVQETLLRLYRKGWDYLPTGRFRGWLFRIANNLMIDHARRAVNDVMIRSLRQSVKSGDDEFDLLKTIPSDLLPPDSRAETSEIAVVVRELLEELPEDQRSTFELHHYESLTLSEVADAMETSLPTAKSRLRLAKEKLRYLLSCRGFAESE, from the coding sequence ATGTCCCTCACTCCTGCTGCCACATCGCAATATAACGAAGACGATCTTCGAATGATTCGCCTTCAGGAAGGCGATCCGGGGGCATTCGACGAAATCGTTGCCGTCTGGAGCCGGCCCCTGTTTGGCTTTTTTCGCCGCAGCAGTCGCGACGAACAGCTTTGCGAAGATCTGGTGCAGGAGACGTTACTTCGGCTGTATCGCAAGGGGTGGGATTATCTGCCCACAGGCCGTTTTCGAGGCTGGCTGTTTCGAATTGCCAATAATCTGATGATTGACCATGCACGCCGCGCCGTGAACGATGTGATGATTCGCAGTCTTCGGCAATCGGTGAAATCAGGCGACGATGAATTTGATCTGCTGAAGACCATTCCTTCCGATTTGCTGCCACCGGATTCCCGGGCAGAAACATCAGAAATTGCAGTCGTTGTTCGTGAACTGCTGGAAGAATTGCCGGAGGATCAGCGTTCTACATTTGAACTGCACCACTACGAGTCACTCACACTGTCGGAAGTTGCTGATGCGATGGAAACAAGTCTGCCCACGGCCAAAAGCCGCCTCCGACTGGCCAAGGAAAAACTAAGGTATCTGCTCTCGTGTCGAGGATTTGCTGAATCGGAATGA
- a CDS encoding M28 family peptidase produces the protein MSYPISRFRVFSATGLLLCGLCLLSNTESVSAVDSEIVVPELTDAQKTAIEGIREGSVLSAVAFLASDEMAGRATPSRELTIASAYVAARFRGAGLTSIQDNGSFYQTHQIEMEGPGRPLPKVSVNNTPDDRLRILWGRPEELEIAGSLTTKVADSGAVQVIVIEDIMLAPQMLSSPARVMSVWSRRIRPFTEAGASLVIIRSADDSPLWQIADQMRSDPVNLPEQYHPAVPVLIAPLDFPVEGNLTAKVPANTRTTAPVHNVIGVLSGSDPELRQEAVIISAHLDHIGTLNEGQDRINNGADDNATGVTAVLTMADAFSSLPEPPKRTVIFMTFWGEEQGLRGSKYFVEHPLWPLEKIVANINIEMIGRPEENAEGKAWGTGWEHSNLGEQMAAGAARVGMTVFHHRQFSEMLYSRSDNASFVRVGVVAHSFSAGSLHNDYHQPTDEVDKLNLSHMTRVIQGLFAGTMPIADGILTPTASEK, from the coding sequence ATGTCATACCCGATTTCAAGGTTTCGTGTTTTTTCTGCCACAGGGCTGTTGCTGTGCGGGCTTTGCCTGCTGTCAAACACGGAGTCGGTATCCGCGGTCGATAGTGAGATCGTCGTGCCGGAATTAACCGATGCGCAGAAAACGGCCATCGAAGGCATTCGCGAAGGGAGTGTCCTTTCAGCGGTCGCCTTTCTGGCATCCGACGAAATGGCGGGCCGCGCGACACCGTCCCGGGAGCTGACCATCGCATCAGCCTACGTCGCAGCGCGATTTCGTGGAGCTGGTCTCACCAGCATCCAGGACAATGGCAGTTTTTATCAGACACACCAGATTGAAATGGAAGGTCCGGGACGGCCGTTACCAAAGGTGTCGGTGAACAACACTCCGGATGATCGTTTGAGGATCCTTTGGGGGCGGCCGGAAGAGCTTGAGATTGCCGGTTCATTGACGACAAAGGTGGCAGACTCCGGAGCTGTGCAGGTCATCGTCATCGAGGACATCATGCTGGCTCCTCAAATGCTGAGCAGCCCGGCACGGGTGATGTCGGTGTGGTCCCGCCGGATTCGGCCGTTCACAGAAGCCGGGGCTTCTCTCGTGATTATTCGGTCCGCAGATGACAGTCCTCTCTGGCAGATTGCCGATCAGATGAGGTCAGATCCTGTGAATCTGCCCGAACAATACCACCCTGCGGTTCCTGTGCTGATTGCTCCTCTTGACTTTCCAGTCGAAGGAAACCTGACGGCAAAAGTACCAGCCAATACCCGAACGACGGCACCCGTCCATAATGTGATTGGGGTGCTTTCCGGATCAGATCCTGAACTGCGACAAGAGGCCGTCATCATTTCGGCTCATCTGGATCACATTGGTACTCTGAATGAAGGACAGGATCGGATCAACAATGGGGCGGACGACAATGCCACCGGCGTGACGGCGGTCTTGACGATGGCCGATGCATTTTCCTCGCTTCCTGAACCTCCCAAACGGACCGTCATCTTTATGACATTCTGGGGAGAGGAGCAGGGGCTTCGCGGTTCAAAGTATTTTGTTGAACATCCACTTTGGCCGCTGGAAAAAATTGTGGCCAACATCAACATCGAAATGATCGGTCGCCCGGAAGAAAACGCAGAAGGCAAAGCCTGGGGCACCGGCTGGGAACACTCCAACCTTGGTGAGCAGATGGCCGCCGGAGCGGCACGTGTGGGCATGACGGTGTTTCATCACAGACAATTTAGTGAAATGCTCTACTCTCGAAGCGACAATGCGTCATTTGTGCGCGTCGGAGTCGTCGCCCATAGTTTTTCGGCCGGGTCGCTTCATAACGACTATCATCAACCGACCGATGAAGTTGACAAGCTGAATCTGTCTCACATGACCAGGGTCATTCAGGGCCTTTTTGCCGGGACGATGCCGATTGCAGATGGTATTCTCACGCCCACCGCATCAGAAAAATAA
- a CDS encoding DUF1080 domain-containing protein, giving the protein MVPARSSFTMAALLISWCQLCLDGSNALAQGYTNLISDTSLSQWTKADGKPVDGGWVLEPGGVLHLSGKGGNLISRDEFGDFDLWFEYRISEKGNNGIKYRVKKYGNSLLGLEYQIQDDQAFPKMAEKHRTASLYDLFVPSQPFYVRDYKPLSDYNVGRIVVQNGRVRHWMNGRLIIDEYFGTPRWMEAVANSKFRNHEGFGQNTVGRLMLTDHNSEVWLRNVFIRRLDGCSQI; this is encoded by the coding sequence ATGGTTCCTGCACGCTCGTCATTCACCATGGCTGCACTTCTGATCTCCTGGTGCCAGCTCTGCCTGGACGGTTCAAACGCTCTGGCACAGGGTTACACCAATCTGATTTCGGATACTTCTCTCAGTCAGTGGACAAAGGCTGATGGAAAGCCGGTCGATGGTGGATGGGTGCTTGAACCGGGAGGCGTTTTGCATTTGTCCGGCAAAGGTGGCAACCTGATTTCCCGGGATGAGTTTGGTGACTTTGACTTGTGGTTCGAATATCGAATCTCAGAAAAAGGCAATAACGGAATCAAGTACCGGGTCAAAAAGTACGGCAATTCGCTGCTTGGTCTGGAGTACCAGATTCAGGACGATCAGGCATTTCCGAAGATGGCAGAGAAACACCGCACCGCGTCTCTGTACGACCTGTTCGTCCCTTCACAGCCTTTCTACGTGCGGGACTATAAACCGTTGAGCGACTACAATGTCGGACGCATTGTTGTTCAGAATGGACGGGTTCGACACTGGATGAACGGGCGGTTGATTATTGACGAGTACTTTGGCACTCCCCGATGGATGGAGGCCGTCGCAAACAGCAAGTTCAGGAACCATGAAGGATTCGGCCAAAACACCGTGGGTCGTCTGATGTTGACCGACCACAACAGCGAAGTGTGGTTGCGAAACGTTTTCATTCGCCGACTGGATGGGTGTTCGCAGATCTGA